In Candidatus Nealsonbacteria bacterium DGGOD1a, one DNA window encodes the following:
- the tnpA gene encoding IS200/IS605 family transposase, translated as MEQEKRDIWRWYHNVSECYYHIQITVKYRKALLNEKVIAAIVESLKGFMERYAIEISHVGFDQDHAHILARFLPKYSGGQVIKIIKSITAREVFRQVPEIKKELWGGEFWTDGYYIATISARGNRKVIERYIQNQGRPKDVSQLRLFEL; from the coding sequence ATGGAGCAAGAAAAGCGGGATATCTGGCGTTGGTACCACAATGTTTCCGAATGTTATTACCACATCCAGATTACGGTCAAATATCGCAAAGCATTACTGAACGAAAAGGTGATTGCCGCAATTGTCGAGAGCCTGAAAGGATTTATGGAACGGTACGCCATTGAGATCAGCCATGTGGGATTCGACCAAGACCACGCCCATATTCTGGCAAGATTCCTGCCGAAGTATTCCGGCGGCCAGGTTATCAAAATAATAAAAAGCATTACCGCGCGCGAGGTGTTCCGGCAAGTTCCCGAAATTAAAAAAGAACTCTGGGGTGGAGAGTTCTGGACAGACGGCTATTATATCGCTACGATCAGCGCACGCGGTAATAGGAAAGTTATTGAGCGATACATTCAAAACCAAGGCAGACCAAAAGATGTGAGCCAGTTACGATTGTTTGAATTGTAG